One genomic window of Cottoperca gobio chromosome 10, fCotGob3.1, whole genome shotgun sequence includes the following:
- the trim105 gene encoding tripartite motif containing 105 isoform X1 — MSCEFRRMRKVMFLCQQTASVYLTLESKAPFTMAAAAIAPPTKGSLREDLTCAICCDLFREPVMLACMHHFCKPCISRYWRGTQGPVTCPQCRMEFSSKQFQTNYLVTAMVEKVRVTTSETYTKNLEKQLRETLESHRLRKEDFINSIRRDKDKMDTIKRVGADLQTRVKGEFGALHQILHDEETCALEQLRREQEEELEKVQRHLEVMELAVRELEDNMRVLQQASTDTDNIILTELPQIRFSNRPCVQMDIAPEFDINAFSNKYMAPLQYITWRKMFKFLKPGPSPLTFDVDTAHPSIHVSRDKTAAVECEVMIPHTDHNKRFLQCVNILAAQGFQSGRHYWEVEVGSKTKWDLGVASEAVDRHTRIKLSPESGYWTLRLRNGIEYSAGTQPWTRLRLRCTLQRLGIFLDCEERRVSFYNADDMSLLYSFTNGPRGKAFPFFSPCISDGRQKPPPIKLLHYPPVALSG, encoded by the exons ACAGCTAGTGTTTATCTCACTTTGGAGAGCAAAGCACCCTTCAccatggctgctgctgctattgctCCACCCACCAAAGGCAGCCTGAGAGAGGACCTGACATGTGCCATATGCTGCGACCTGTTTCGGGAGCCTGTCATGTTGGCCTGTATGCACCACTTCTGCAAACCCTGCATCTCCAGGTACTGGAGAGGAACTCAGGGGCCTGTAACCTGCCCGCAGTGCCGCATGGAGTTCAGCTCCAAGCAGTTTCAAACTAACTACCTTGTGACAGCCATGGTGGAGAAGGTTCGGGTCACCACCTCGGAAACCTACACGAAGAACCTAGAG AAACAACTGAGAGAGACTTTGGAGAGCCATCGCCTGAGGAAGGAGGACTTCATCAACAGTATTcgcagagacaaagacaaaatggATACCATAAAG AGAGTAGGAGCAGATCTGCAGACTCGTGTCAAAGGGGAATTCGGAGCTCTCCATCAGATCCTGCACGACGAGGAGACCTGCGCACTGGAGCAGTtaaggagagagcaggaggaggagctggagaaagtCCAGCGCCACCTGGAGGTCATGGAGCTGGCCGTGAGGGAGCTGGAAGACAATATGAGAGTGCTACAGCAGGCTAGCACTGACACTGACAACATCATCCTGACTGAG CTCCCACAGATAAG GTTTTCCAACAGGCCGTGTGTGCAGATGGATATTGCCCCGGAGTTTGATATAAACGCTTTCAGCAACAAATACATGGCCCCATTACAGTACATCACATGGAGAAAGATGTTCAAGTTTTTGAAGCCAG GTCCTTCCCCATTAACGTTTGATGTTGACACAGCGCACCCGAGCATTCACGTCTCCAGGGACAAAACCGCTGCCGTCGAATGTGAAGTCATGATCCCGCATACAGACCACAACAAGCGTTTCCTCCAGTGCGTCAACATTCTGGCTGCCCAGGGCTTCCAGTCAGGCCGACACTACTGGGAGGTAGAAGTGGGGTCCAAAACCAAGTGGGATCTGGGCGTGGCCTCGGAGGCCGTAGACAGGCACACTCGGATCAAGCTGAGCCCCGAAAGCGGCTACTGGACGCTGCGGCTGCGTAATGGGATCGAGTACTCGGCCGGCACGCAACCCTGGACGAGGCTGCGGCTCCGCTGTACCCTCCAGAGGCTTGGGATTTTCTTAGACTGCGAGGAGAGGAGGGTGTCGTTCTACAACGCCGATGACATGAGTCTGCTCTACTCATTCACCAACGGGCCGAGGGGCAAGGCCTTCCCCTTCTTCAGCCCGTGCATAAGTGACGGCAGACAGAAACCCCCCCCTATCAAACTCCTCCACTACCCTCCTGTCGCTCTGTCTGGCTAA
- the trim105 gene encoding tripartite motif containing 105 isoform X3, which produces MAAAAIAPPTKGSLREDLTCAICCDLFREPVMLACMHHFCKPCISRYWRGTQGPVTCPQCRMEFSSKQFQTNYLVTAMVEKVRVTTSETYTKNLEKQLRETLESHRLRKEDFINSIRRDKDKMDTIKRVGADLQTRVKGEFGALHQILHDEETCALEQLRREQEEELEKVQRHLEVMELAVRELEDNMRVLQQASTDTDNIILTELPQIRFSNRPCVQMDIAPEFDINAFSNKYMAPLQYITWRKMFKFLKPGPSPLTFDVDTAHPSIHVSRDKTAAVECEVMIPHTDHNKRFLQCVNILAAQGFQSGRHYWEVEVGSKTKWDLGVASEAVDRHTRIKLSPESGYWTLRLRNGIEYSAGTQPWTRLRLRCTLQRLGIFLDCEERRVSFYNADDMSLLYSFTNGPRGKAFPFFSPCISDGRQKPPPIKLLHYPPVALSG; this is translated from the exons atggctgctgctgctattgctCCACCCACCAAAGGCAGCCTGAGAGAGGACCTGACATGTGCCATATGCTGCGACCTGTTTCGGGAGCCTGTCATGTTGGCCTGTATGCACCACTTCTGCAAACCCTGCATCTCCAGGTACTGGAGAGGAACTCAGGGGCCTGTAACCTGCCCGCAGTGCCGCATGGAGTTCAGCTCCAAGCAGTTTCAAACTAACTACCTTGTGACAGCCATGGTGGAGAAGGTTCGGGTCACCACCTCGGAAACCTACACGAAGAACCTAGAG AAACAACTGAGAGAGACTTTGGAGAGCCATCGCCTGAGGAAGGAGGACTTCATCAACAGTATTcgcagagacaaagacaaaatggATACCATAAAG AGAGTAGGAGCAGATCTGCAGACTCGTGTCAAAGGGGAATTCGGAGCTCTCCATCAGATCCTGCACGACGAGGAGACCTGCGCACTGGAGCAGTtaaggagagagcaggaggaggagctggagaaagtCCAGCGCCACCTGGAGGTCATGGAGCTGGCCGTGAGGGAGCTGGAAGACAATATGAGAGTGCTACAGCAGGCTAGCACTGACACTGACAACATCATCCTGACTGAG CTCCCACAGATAAG GTTTTCCAACAGGCCGTGTGTGCAGATGGATATTGCCCCGGAGTTTGATATAAACGCTTTCAGCAACAAATACATGGCCCCATTACAGTACATCACATGGAGAAAGATGTTCAAGTTTTTGAAGCCAG GTCCTTCCCCATTAACGTTTGATGTTGACACAGCGCACCCGAGCATTCACGTCTCCAGGGACAAAACCGCTGCCGTCGAATGTGAAGTCATGATCCCGCATACAGACCACAACAAGCGTTTCCTCCAGTGCGTCAACATTCTGGCTGCCCAGGGCTTCCAGTCAGGCCGACACTACTGGGAGGTAGAAGTGGGGTCCAAAACCAAGTGGGATCTGGGCGTGGCCTCGGAGGCCGTAGACAGGCACACTCGGATCAAGCTGAGCCCCGAAAGCGGCTACTGGACGCTGCGGCTGCGTAATGGGATCGAGTACTCGGCCGGCACGCAACCCTGGACGAGGCTGCGGCTCCGCTGTACCCTCCAGAGGCTTGGGATTTTCTTAGACTGCGAGGAGAGGAGGGTGTCGTTCTACAACGCCGATGACATGAGTCTGCTCTACTCATTCACCAACGGGCCGAGGGGCAAGGCCTTCCCCTTCTTCAGCCCGTGCATAAGTGACGGCAGACAGAAACCCCCCCCTATCAAACTCCTCCACTACCCTCCTGTCGCTCTGTCTGGCTAA
- the trim105 gene encoding tripartite motif containing 105 isoform X2, protein MSCEFRRMRKVMFLCQQTASVYLTLESKAPFTMAAAAIAPPTKGSLREDLTCAICCDLFREPVMLACMHHFCKPCISRYWRGTQGPVTCPQCRMEFSSKQFQTNYLVTAMVEKVRVTTSETYTKNLEKQLRETLESHRLRKEDFINSIRRDKDKMDTIKRVGADLQTRVKGEFGALHQILHDEETCALEQLRREQEEELEKVQRHLEVMELAVRELEDNMRVLQQASTDTDNIILTELPQIRPCVQMDIAPEFDINAFSNKYMAPLQYITWRKMFKFLKPGPSPLTFDVDTAHPSIHVSRDKTAAVECEVMIPHTDHNKRFLQCVNILAAQGFQSGRHYWEVEVGSKTKWDLGVASEAVDRHTRIKLSPESGYWTLRLRNGIEYSAGTQPWTRLRLRCTLQRLGIFLDCEERRVSFYNADDMSLLYSFTNGPRGKAFPFFSPCISDGRQKPPPIKLLHYPPVALSG, encoded by the exons ACAGCTAGTGTTTATCTCACTTTGGAGAGCAAAGCACCCTTCAccatggctgctgctgctattgctCCACCCACCAAAGGCAGCCTGAGAGAGGACCTGACATGTGCCATATGCTGCGACCTGTTTCGGGAGCCTGTCATGTTGGCCTGTATGCACCACTTCTGCAAACCCTGCATCTCCAGGTACTGGAGAGGAACTCAGGGGCCTGTAACCTGCCCGCAGTGCCGCATGGAGTTCAGCTCCAAGCAGTTTCAAACTAACTACCTTGTGACAGCCATGGTGGAGAAGGTTCGGGTCACCACCTCGGAAACCTACACGAAGAACCTAGAG AAACAACTGAGAGAGACTTTGGAGAGCCATCGCCTGAGGAAGGAGGACTTCATCAACAGTATTcgcagagacaaagacaaaatggATACCATAAAG AGAGTAGGAGCAGATCTGCAGACTCGTGTCAAAGGGGAATTCGGAGCTCTCCATCAGATCCTGCACGACGAGGAGACCTGCGCACTGGAGCAGTtaaggagagagcaggaggaggagctggagaaagtCCAGCGCCACCTGGAGGTCATGGAGCTGGCCGTGAGGGAGCTGGAAGACAATATGAGAGTGCTACAGCAGGCTAGCACTGACACTGACAACATCATCCTGACTGAG CTCCCACAGATAAG GCCGTGTGTGCAGATGGATATTGCCCCGGAGTTTGATATAAACGCTTTCAGCAACAAATACATGGCCCCATTACAGTACATCACATGGAGAAAGATGTTCAAGTTTTTGAAGCCAG GTCCTTCCCCATTAACGTTTGATGTTGACACAGCGCACCCGAGCATTCACGTCTCCAGGGACAAAACCGCTGCCGTCGAATGTGAAGTCATGATCCCGCATACAGACCACAACAAGCGTTTCCTCCAGTGCGTCAACATTCTGGCTGCCCAGGGCTTCCAGTCAGGCCGACACTACTGGGAGGTAGAAGTGGGGTCCAAAACCAAGTGGGATCTGGGCGTGGCCTCGGAGGCCGTAGACAGGCACACTCGGATCAAGCTGAGCCCCGAAAGCGGCTACTGGACGCTGCGGCTGCGTAATGGGATCGAGTACTCGGCCGGCACGCAACCCTGGACGAGGCTGCGGCTCCGCTGTACCCTCCAGAGGCTTGGGATTTTCTTAGACTGCGAGGAGAGGAGGGTGTCGTTCTACAACGCCGATGACATGAGTCTGCTCTACTCATTCACCAACGGGCCGAGGGGCAAGGCCTTCCCCTTCTTCAGCCCGTGCATAAGTGACGGCAGACAGAAACCCCCCCCTATCAAACTCCTCCACTACCCTCCTGTCGCTCTGTCTGGCTAA
- the npy7r gene encoding neuropeptide Y receptor Y7 isoform X1, with protein MVLAQPQSLPIKMSPSDTSNTTSEGEAGETDPWFLLNNSMGFHPPGFHTDVTKHLGVQITLITAYSLIILLGLLGNALVIYMIIRYRNMRTVTNFFIANLALADLLVDTLCLPFTLVYTLLDEWKFGAVLCHMVPFAQALSVHVSILTLTVIALERYRCIVFHLGRRLTWHSSFLIMAFTWTMSAVLAAPLAIFREYRHEEIPSINLRIAVCSEKWPHGTSRDGVIYSLSMLLLQYILPLAIISYAYICIWVKLKNHISPSSRSDSINRRKKTTKMLALVVVVFAICWLPFHIFQLASDLDLVLRFKEYKLIYTVFHIIAMGSTFANPVLYGWMNKNYRNGFLMVFRCEDKPNAFHPEGSFRTRSTRRLTMNGRNGGHPPTAV; from the exons ATG gTGTTGGCACAGCCTCAATCTCTACCAATAAAAATGAGCCCATCAGACACATCCAACACCACAAGCGAAGGGGAGGCTGGAGAAACTGACCCCTGGTTTCTACTCAACAACAGCATGGGTTTCCACCCACCTGGTTTCCACACTGATGTCACCAAACACCTTGGAGTCCAGATCACTCTGATCACAGCGTATTCCCTCATCATTCTGCTGGGGTTGCTGGGTAACGCTCTTGTCATCTACATGATCATTCGCTACAGAAACATGCGAACAGTGACCAACTTCTTCATAGCTAACCTGGCCCTGGCAGACCTCCTGGTGGACACTCTATGTTTGCCCTTCACTCTGGTTTACACTTTGCTAGATGAGTGGAAGTTTGGGGCTGTGTTGTGCCACATGGTGCCGTTTGCCCAGGCCCTGAGTGTGCATGTATCCATCCTGACCTTGACTGTCATCGCTCTGGAGCGTTACCGGTGCATCGTCTTCCACCTTGGCCGGCGCCTCACGTGGCACTCCAGCTTCCTCATCATGGCATTCACCTGGACTATGTCTGCTGTTCTGGCAGCTCCCCTGGCCATCTTCAGAGAGTACCGCCATGAAGAGATCCCTTCCATTAACCTGCGTATCGCTGTCTGCTCTGAGAAGTGGCCCCACGGGACCAGCAGGGACGGAGTCATCTACAGCCTCTCAATGCTGCTCCTACAGTACATTCTTCCTTTAGCCATCATCAGTTACGCTTACATCTGCATCTGGGTCAAACTGAAGAACCATATCAGCCCTTCCAGTCGTAGCGACAGCATCAACCGCCgcaaaaagaccacaaagatgTTGgcgctggtggtggtggtgtttgCTATCTGCTGGCTGCCGTTCCATATTTTTCAGCTGGCCAGTGATCTGGACTTGGTGCTCAGGTTTAAGGAGTACAAACTGATATACACTGTGTTCCATATCATAGCTATGGGTTCAACTTTTGCCAACCCTGTCCTGTATGGGTGGATGAATAAAAACTACAGGAATGGCTTCCTCATGGTCTTCCGTTGTGAGGATAAGCCAAATGCCTTCCACCCCGAAGGTTCGTTTAGGACACGCTCCACAAGAAGGCTGACTATGAATGGGCGTAATGGTGGACACCCTCCTACTGCTGTATAA
- the npy7r gene encoding neuropeptide Y receptor Y7 isoform X2, whose translation MSPSDTSNTTSEGEAGETDPWFLLNNSMGFHPPGFHTDVTKHLGVQITLITAYSLIILLGLLGNALVIYMIIRYRNMRTVTNFFIANLALADLLVDTLCLPFTLVYTLLDEWKFGAVLCHMVPFAQALSVHVSILTLTVIALERYRCIVFHLGRRLTWHSSFLIMAFTWTMSAVLAAPLAIFREYRHEEIPSINLRIAVCSEKWPHGTSRDGVIYSLSMLLLQYILPLAIISYAYICIWVKLKNHISPSSRSDSINRRKKTTKMLALVVVVFAICWLPFHIFQLASDLDLVLRFKEYKLIYTVFHIIAMGSTFANPVLYGWMNKNYRNGFLMVFRCEDKPNAFHPEGSFRTRSTRRLTMNGRNGGHPPTAV comes from the coding sequence ATGAGCCCATCAGACACATCCAACACCACAAGCGAAGGGGAGGCTGGAGAAACTGACCCCTGGTTTCTACTCAACAACAGCATGGGTTTCCACCCACCTGGTTTCCACACTGATGTCACCAAACACCTTGGAGTCCAGATCACTCTGATCACAGCGTATTCCCTCATCATTCTGCTGGGGTTGCTGGGTAACGCTCTTGTCATCTACATGATCATTCGCTACAGAAACATGCGAACAGTGACCAACTTCTTCATAGCTAACCTGGCCCTGGCAGACCTCCTGGTGGACACTCTATGTTTGCCCTTCACTCTGGTTTACACTTTGCTAGATGAGTGGAAGTTTGGGGCTGTGTTGTGCCACATGGTGCCGTTTGCCCAGGCCCTGAGTGTGCATGTATCCATCCTGACCTTGACTGTCATCGCTCTGGAGCGTTACCGGTGCATCGTCTTCCACCTTGGCCGGCGCCTCACGTGGCACTCCAGCTTCCTCATCATGGCATTCACCTGGACTATGTCTGCTGTTCTGGCAGCTCCCCTGGCCATCTTCAGAGAGTACCGCCATGAAGAGATCCCTTCCATTAACCTGCGTATCGCTGTCTGCTCTGAGAAGTGGCCCCACGGGACCAGCAGGGACGGAGTCATCTACAGCCTCTCAATGCTGCTCCTACAGTACATTCTTCCTTTAGCCATCATCAGTTACGCTTACATCTGCATCTGGGTCAAACTGAAGAACCATATCAGCCCTTCCAGTCGTAGCGACAGCATCAACCGCCgcaaaaagaccacaaagatgTTGgcgctggtggtggtggtgtttgCTATCTGCTGGCTGCCGTTCCATATTTTTCAGCTGGCCAGTGATCTGGACTTGGTGCTCAGGTTTAAGGAGTACAAACTGATATACACTGTGTTCCATATCATAGCTATGGGTTCAACTTTTGCCAACCCTGTCCTGTATGGGTGGATGAATAAAAACTACAGGAATGGCTTCCTCATGGTCTTCCGTTGTGAGGATAAGCCAAATGCCTTCCACCCCGAAGGTTCGTTTAGGACACGCTCCACAAGAAGGCTGACTATGAATGGGCGTAATGGTGGACACCCTCCTACTGCTGTATAA